Below is a window of Clavibacter michiganensis subsp. tessellarius DNA.
TACGGCTCGGCGTTCTACATGACCACGGGCTTCCACGGCCTCCACGTCACCGGCGGGCTCATCGCCTTCCTCCTCGTCATCGGCCGCATCTTCGCGGTCCGGTCGATGGGGCACCGGGAGGCGACGAGCGCCATCGTCGTGTCCTACTACTGGCACTTCGTCGACGTGGTCTGGATCGGGCTCTTCCTGGTCATCTACGTCCTCAAATAGCACCGAGCGGGAGCAACAACCACAGCATGAGCACCAAGACAGCACGCGCCCGTCGCACCGGTCGCCGCAGCCCCCTGACCACCGTCGCCCTCCTCGCCATCGGCCTGCTCTTCACGGGCGGCGCCTACGCGCTGATCCAGACGGGCACCGCATCGGCGCAGGTCGACCTCAAGAGCGCGCAGACCATCGACGAGGGCCAGAAGCTCTTCGGCTCGAACTGCGCCACCTGCCACGGCATGGACGCGACCGGCACGGGCGTCGCCCCGAGCCTCATCGGCGTCGGCGCCGCCGCCGTCGACTTCCAGGTGGGCACCGGCCGCATGCCCCTCCAGGCCACCACGGTCCAGGCGGAGGAGAAGCCGACGCAGTTCACGGACGACCAGGTCAAGGAGCTCGCCGCCTACGTCGCCTCGCTCGCCCCCGGACCGGCGATCCCGGCCAGCCAGTACCTCGACGGGCAGGGCGATCCCGCGAACGGCGCCGAGCTCTTCCGCATCAACTGCGCCATGTGCCACAACGTCGCGGGGGCCGGAGGCGCCCTCACCGAGGCGAAGTTCGCCCCGAGCCTCAAGGGCGTGGACCCGGTGCACATCTACGAGGCCATGGTCACCGGCCCGCAGAACATGCCGGTCTTCAACGACACCAACATCTCCCCCGAGGACAAGCGCGACATCATCACGTCGCTCCAGTACATCGAGCAGAACAGCAACGTCGGCGGCGCGGACCTCGGCGGGCTCGGCCCGGTCTCCGAGGGGCTGTTCATGTGGATCTTCGGCCTCGGCGGCATCGTCGCCCTGACCGTGTGGCTCACGGCCCGGTCCAACTGACGCCCGCATCGATGACACGCACCAGAACACACGAGAGGCACGCACATGGCACACGACGATAAGGACGAGTCGGGCGTCGTCCCCGCGGGCTACGACGCCGGCGAGCTCGAGTCCGCCGGCCGTGACGTCGTCCTCCCGGGCGGCACCGCCGTCGCCACGCGCGACGCGTTCCAGAACCCCGGCTTCCCGGAGCACCGCCTCCGCGTCACCGACAAGGACCCGAAGAAGGCGCAGACGGCCGAGCGCGTCGTCTACACCTGGTTCTACCTGTCCATCGTCGGCAGCGTGTTCGCCATCGGGGCCTACTTCGGCTTCCCGATCTACGCGGACGACCCGGGCAGCGTGCGCCTCAACAACCTGTTCCTCGGCGTCGGCATCGCGCTCGCGCTGCTGAGCCTCGGCATCGGCGCCATCCACTGGTCGAAGGCGCTCATGAGCGACCACGAGCTGATCGACGAGCGCCACCCGCAGGGCGGCTCTCCCGCCACGCAGGCCCGCGCGGTCGAGATCTTCGCCCAGGCGAACGAGGAGTCCGGCTTCGGCCGCCGCTCGCTCATCCGCAACAGCCTCATCGGCGCCCTGGTCGCCTTCCCGCTCCCGGCGGTCGTGCTCTTCCGCGACCTCTACCCGGGCAGCGCCGAGGAGCCCGCCTCCGCCCTCAGCCACACGCTGTGGAAGAAGGGCGAGGTCCTCACCCGCGATCCCTCCGGCACGCCCATCAAGGCGTCCGACGTCACGATCGGCTCCGCGTTCCACGTCATCCCCGCGTCCCTCATGGACCTCGAGGAGGGCAAGCTCGAGGAGAAGGCCAAGGCCGCGGTGCTGCTCATGCGCCTGCGTCCCGAGGACCTCGTCGAGGCCCCGGAGCGCAAGGGCTGGTCGTACGACGG
It encodes the following:
- a CDS encoding cytochrome c; its protein translation is MSTKTARARRTGRRSPLTTVALLAIGLLFTGGAYALIQTGTASAQVDLKSAQTIDEGQKLFGSNCATCHGMDATGTGVAPSLIGVGAAAVDFQVGTGRMPLQATTVQAEEKPTQFTDDQVKELAAYVASLAPGPAIPASQYLDGQGDPANGAELFRINCAMCHNVAGAGGALTEAKFAPSLKGVDPVHIYEAMVTGPQNMPVFNDTNISPEDKRDIITSLQYIEQNSNVGGADLGGLGPVSEGLFMWIFGLGGIVALTVWLTARSN
- a CDS encoding ubiquinol-cytochrome c reductase iron-sulfur subunit, producing the protein MAHDDKDESGVVPAGYDAGELESAGRDVVLPGGTAVATRDAFQNPGFPEHRLRVTDKDPKKAQTAERVVYTWFYLSIVGSVFAIGAYFGFPIYADDPGSVRLNNLFLGVGIALALLSLGIGAIHWSKALMSDHELIDERHPQGGSPATQARAVEIFAQANEESGFGRRSLIRNSLIGALVAFPLPAVVLFRDLYPGSAEEPASALSHTLWKKGEVLTRDPSGTPIKASDVTIGSAFHVIPASLMDLEEGKLEEKAKAAVLLMRLRPEDLVEAPERKGWSYDGIVAYSKVCTHVGCPVALYEQQTHHLLCPCHQSQFDVTNHCEVIFGPAKRPLPQLPIAVNDEGYLIAQSDFTEPVGASFWERRGDYNS